Proteins found in one Promicromonospora sukumoe genomic segment:
- a CDS encoding TFIIB-type zinc ribbon-containing protein, with protein MLCPIDQTTLVMSERKGIEIDYCPTCRGVWLDRGELDKVIDRSVEAEIAAENRPSAPVAPPAPAAPSAPNPVHAGPAYGSPQPAYDPRYDDRRRDDDRRRDDDRRYDRDRRYDDDRRRDDDRRYDSYGDRRYDQRYKKKRKESILGELFDF; from the coding sequence ATGCTGTGCCCCATCGACCAGACGACGCTCGTCATGTCCGAGCGCAAGGGGATCGAGATCGACTACTGCCCCACGTGCCGTGGCGTGTGGCTCGATCGTGGCGAGCTCGACAAGGTCATCGACCGGTCGGTCGAGGCCGAGATCGCCGCGGAGAACCGGCCGTCGGCACCCGTCGCGCCGCCCGCTCCCGCCGCCCCGTCGGCGCCGAACCCGGTGCACGCCGGCCCGGCGTACGGCTCGCCGCAGCCGGCCTACGACCCGCGCTACGACGACCGCCGTCGGGACGACGACCGGCGCCGTGACGACGACCGGCGCTACGACCGCGACCGCCGGTACGACGACGACCGGCGCCGCGACGACGACCGCCGCTACGACTCGTACGGCGACCGCCGGTACGACCAGCGCTACAAGAAGAAGCGCAAGGAGTCGATCCTGGGGGAGCTCTTCGACTTCTGA
- the kdpF gene encoding K(+)-transporting ATPase subunit F, translated as MNPFDAVGLVLTLAGLVYLFVALIRADRTR; from the coding sequence GTGAACCCCTTCGACGCCGTGGGCCTGGTGCTCACCCTGGCGGGCCTCGTCTACCTCTTCGTGGCGCTGATCCGCGCCGACCGGACGCGGTGA